One Methylosinus sp. C49 DNA segment encodes these proteins:
- a CDS encoding flagellar hook protein FlgE: MTASALFNTSVMGMSAQTTALSAVAENISNSSTVGYKEATTHFQTLLTSFNGGGGDVDGGVSASNVIEVTKSGTTLTTTSATDLAIQGDGFFVVSDAAGNSYLTRAGSFLPDSQGRLVNTAGYYLMGYSSSAASAPTDPSGLTAVAIPYGKEIATASTEGSLTANLPSTASTIAAADLPSANSASATYSKKTSVTAYDNLGNAVTLDVYFSKTSSNEWEMSVFDASTATDGGFPYSSGALVTQTLNFSATDGSITGGSSASIAVPNGSTLTLDLSGITQLGSSYSVSNPTINGNAASQVSSVSIAKDGTLSYVLGNGQSVSAYKIPLGTVASPTNLQALSGNTFAVTKESGAAYLGDANSGSMGAIASDQLEGSTVDLATQLSNMIVAQRSFSANSQVFQVASEVMQVLNNLK, from the coding sequence ATGACGGCGAGCGCGCTTTTCAACACGTCGGTTATGGGCATGTCGGCGCAGACCACGGCGCTCAGCGCGGTCGCGGAGAACATCTCCAACTCGAGCACCGTCGGCTATAAAGAGGCGACAACCCATTTCCAGACGCTGTTGACGAGCTTCAACGGCGGCGGCGGGGACGTCGACGGCGGCGTCAGCGCGAGCAATGTCATTGAAGTCACCAAATCCGGCACCACCCTCACCACGACATCGGCGACCGATCTCGCCATTCAGGGCGACGGATTTTTCGTGGTCAGCGACGCCGCCGGCAACAGCTATCTGACGCGCGCCGGCTCATTCCTTCCCGACTCGCAAGGTCGGCTCGTCAATACGGCCGGCTATTATCTCATGGGCTACAGCTCGTCGGCCGCCTCCGCGCCGACGGATCCGTCCGGTCTCACCGCCGTCGCCATTCCTTATGGCAAGGAGATCGCCACAGCTTCGACGGAGGGCTCGCTGACCGCCAATCTTCCGTCCACCGCCTCGACGATCGCCGCGGCGGATCTGCCTTCCGCCAATTCGGCGTCGGCGACCTATTCGAAAAAGACGTCCGTCACCGCCTATGACAATCTCGGCAATGCCGTGACGCTGGACGTCTATTTTTCCAAAACGTCGTCGAACGAATGGGAAATGTCGGTGTTCGACGCTTCGACTGCGACGGATGGCGGCTTCCCTTATTCGTCTGGCGCGCTCGTGACTCAGACACTCAATTTCTCGGCGACAGACGGCAGCATCACCGGCGGCTCCAGCGCGTCGATCGCCGTTCCGAACGGCTCCACGCTCACGCTAGATCTCAGCGGCATTACGCAGCTCGGCTCTTCCTACTCGGTCTCCAATCCGACGATCAACGGCAATGCGGCCTCGCAGGTCAGCAGCGTCAGCATCGCGAAGGACGGCACGCTCAGCTATGTGCTCGGCAATGGCCAGTCGGTATCCGCCTATAAAATTCCTCTCGGCACGGTCGCGAGCCCGACCAATTTGCAGGCGCTCTCGGGCAACACGTTCGCCGTCACCAAGGAATCCGGCGCGGCCTATCTCGGCGACGCCAATTCTGGAAGCATGGGCGCGATCGCATCCGATCAGCTCGAGGGCTCCACGGTCGACCTCGCCACCCAATTGTCGAATATGATCGTCGCGCAGCGCTCCTTCTCCGCCAACAGCCAGGTGTTCCAGGTCGCGTCCGAAGTGATGCAAGTGCTGAACAATCTGAAGTAA
- the flgK gene encoding flagellar hook-associated protein FlgK, which translates to MSLTNAGAIANQSLGTIAAQINVVSRNIAGVNVSGYATKTALVSTSSNGGAQIDGVARATNAALVQNSLQATAMQASAAALSSGFDQIDQALGLSSGTASDTGTNRSPASLLSALKSALQSYSASPSSATVAQNVLSSAKAVAQALNTADSTVQQLRTQADSEIASSVANINSLLSQFQQVNSEIVAGTQVGRDVSSALDQRESLLKSLSSEIGVTTVTRANNDMVIYADGGATLFETTARSVTFQPTGAYTASTTGNAVYVDGVPVTGASASMAIQSGKLQGLTQLRDVVAPQYQSQLDETARGLISAFAESDQSGFGTTAPGLFTYSGATSVPGASVAPGLAGQIIVNPNADPSQGGDLDRLRDGGISDPTNSAYLYNTTGAAGYTDRIDELVASFSTAQSFDPSAGLGSSLSLIDFATSSLGWFEAQRQQATDTESYQSTLLSQTTDALSNATGVNLDEQLSKMLDLENSYQASAKLISAIDAMYTALFQAL; encoded by the coding sequence ATGTCACTCACGAATGCCGGAGCGATCGCCAATCAATCGCTCGGAACGATCGCCGCGCAAATAAATGTCGTATCACGCAACATAGCCGGAGTGAATGTCTCCGGCTATGCGACCAAGACAGCGCTCGTCTCCACGAGCTCCAATGGCGGCGCGCAGATCGATGGCGTCGCGCGCGCCACCAATGCGGCGCTCGTTCAGAACTCCCTGCAGGCCACCGCTATGCAAGCCTCGGCGGCGGCGCTGTCTTCCGGCTTCGATCAGATAGATCAAGCCCTCGGCCTCTCCTCCGGCACGGCGTCCGACACCGGCACGAATCGCTCGCCGGCGTCGCTGCTCTCGGCGCTGAAGAGCGCGCTGCAGAGCTATAGCGCATCGCCTTCCAGCGCGACGGTTGCGCAAAATGTGCTCTCGAGCGCCAAGGCGGTGGCCCAGGCGCTCAACACGGCCGATTCGACCGTCCAGCAATTGCGCACGCAGGCCGATAGCGAGATTGCATCTTCAGTCGCGAATATCAACTCGCTCCTGTCACAGTTCCAGCAGGTGAATTCCGAAATCGTCGCCGGCACGCAGGTCGGACGGGATGTGTCCTCCGCCCTGGATCAGCGCGAGTCCCTGCTCAAATCGCTCTCTTCCGAGATCGGCGTCACCACGGTCACGCGCGCCAATAATGATATGGTGATCTACGCCGACGGAGGCGCGACCCTCTTCGAGACGACGGCGCGATCTGTGACGTTTCAGCCCACAGGCGCCTACACGGCCTCGACGACGGGCAATGCGGTCTATGTCGACGGCGTGCCAGTGACGGGCGCCTCCGCCTCCATGGCGATTCAATCCGGCAAGCTGCAAGGCCTCACGCAGCTTCGCGATGTCGTCGCGCCGCAATATCAAAGTCAGCTCGACGAAACCGCGCGCGGGCTGATCTCCGCTTTTGCGGAAAGCGATCAATCTGGATTCGGAACGACGGCGCCGGGGCTGTTCACCTATTCCGGCGCGACGTCAGTGCCCGGGGCGAGCGTCGCGCCGGGCCTCGCCGGCCAGATCATCGTCAATCCGAACGCCGATCCGAGCCAAGGCGGCGACCTCGACAGATTGCGCGACGGCGGCATTTCCGACCCGACCAACTCCGCCTATCTCTATAACACGACCGGCGCCGCTGGCTACACGGATCGCATAGACGAGCTCGTCGCATCCTTCTCGACCGCGCAGAGCTTCGATCCTTCAGCGGGCCTCGGCTCCAGCCTGTCGTTGATAGACTTCGCGACGTCCTCCCTGGGCTGGTTCGAAGCGCAGCGGCAACAGGCGACGGATACGGAATCCTATCAGTCGACCCTGCTGTCACAGACCACCGACGCGCTCTCCAACGCGACCGGCGTCAATCTCGATGAGCAGCTGTCCAAAATGCTGGATCTGGAAAACTCCTATCAAGCGTCGGCGAAGCTCATCTCGGCCATAGACGCCATGTATACCGCGCTCTTCCAGGCGCTCTGA
- a CDS encoding flagellar hook-associated family protein gives MVSITSTQSLTNALRRSVLDVQTQLSKTQAEVSTGRLADIGLGLGSAIQQDYSYGFRADDLAALTASNNVITTRLSATDTALSSIASTAQNFLQTLVSAQSGAGSDPGAIKGYAESGLKALISTLDTSVDGVQIFGGVNTGVAPLADYFSTSPSTAKQAVDQAFFGSFGIAQGDSGASAITDQQMQTFLSGSFADLFSASGWSSNWSSATNETVTNRISLSQTSETSVSANETALRQLAQAYTMVADLGVDSLSSSAYQQILETASATMSDAISGLTSLRATVGVMQKGVSDANDSLSAQRDMITTQIGSLENVDPYEASTRLNNLTTQLETSYTLTGKIQQLTLSKYI, from the coding sequence ATGGTCTCGATCACCTCGACCCAATCGCTCACCAATGCGCTGCGACGGTCTGTCCTCGACGTTCAGACGCAGCTCTCGAAGACCCAGGCGGAAGTCTCGACCGGCCGCCTCGCCGATATCGGCCTCGGCCTCGGTTCCGCGATACAGCAGGACTATTCCTACGGTTTTCGCGCTGATGATCTCGCGGCGCTCACCGCGAGCAATAATGTCATCACGACGCGCCTCAGCGCGACGGATACGGCGCTGAGTTCGATCGCCAGCACGGCGCAGAATTTTCTGCAAACGCTGGTCAGCGCCCAATCTGGCGCCGGCAGCGATCCCGGCGCCATCAAGGGCTATGCGGAGTCGGGACTGAAGGCTCTGATCTCGACGCTCGACACCAGCGTCGACGGCGTGCAGATTTTCGGCGGCGTCAACACCGGCGTCGCGCCACTCGCGGACTATTTCTCTACTTCTCCCTCCACCGCGAAGCAGGCGGTCGATCAGGCGTTTTTCGGCTCCTTCGGCATCGCGCAGGGCGATTCCGGCGCGAGCGCGATCACCGACCAGCAGATGCAGACGTTTCTCTCGGGTTCATTCGCCGATCTGTTCTCCGCGTCGGGGTGGAGCAGCAATTGGTCCAGCGCGACGAATGAGACGGTGACGAACAGAATTTCCTTGTCGCAGACGTCCGAGACCTCTGTTTCCGCCAATGAGACAGCCCTGCGCCAGCTCGCTCAGGCCTATACTATGGTCGCTGATCTCGGCGTCGATTCTTTGAGCAGCTCCGCATATCAACAAATTCTCGAGACTGCATCGGCGACAATGTCTGACGCAATATCCGGGCTCACCAGTCTGCGAGCGACCGTCGGCGTGATGCAGAAGGGTGTCTCGGATGCGAACGACTCGTTGTCGGCGCAGCGTGACATGATCACGACGCAGATCGGCTCGCTCGAAAACGTCGATCCATATGAGGCGTCGACGCGGCTGAACAATCTGACCACTCAGCTCGAGACGTCGTATACGCTGACCGGAAAAATTCAGCAGCTCACGCTGTCGAAATATATCTGA
- the flaF gene encoding flagellar biosynthesis regulator FlaF has protein sequence MYRNVYAQTVEDSPAVARGRERALLERAIRLLAVAKVKGVRSSESFEATANMRRIWTVFIEDLGSDGNALPEALRASLISIGLWILRELEAIDCGRSDNFDGVIEINQMIADGLS, from the coding sequence ATGTATCGTAATGTCTATGCTCAGACGGTCGAAGACTCCCCCGCTGTGGCCCGTGGTCGAGAGCGCGCCTTGCTCGAGAGGGCTATCCGGCTGCTCGCAGTGGCCAAGGTGAAAGGCGTGCGCAGCAGCGAGTCCTTCGAGGCGACCGCGAATATGCGCCGAATCTGGACTGTCTTCATCGAAGATCTCGGCAGTGACGGAAACGCGCTTCCCGAGGCGTTGCGAGCCTCGCTCATCTCGATCGGCCTCTGGATTCTTCGTGAGCTCGAGGCGATCGACTGCGGTAGGTCGGATAATTTCGACGGCGTCATCGAGATCAATCAAATGATCGCCGATGGACTGAGCTGA
- the flbT gene encoding flagellar biosynthesis repressor FlbT, producing the protein MNISLRRGEKLYLNGAVIRADRKVCIELLNDVTFLLENHVMQAKDATSPLRQLYFVVQLMLMSPNDTAAALDMCRSMLASLNTAFPDPRILNGLALAAKYVEDKRMFDALKTIRALFPFESEILAPNGAQDSGKAA; encoded by the coding sequence ATGAATATTTCGTTACGGCGGGGCGAGAAGCTCTATCTCAACGGCGCGGTGATCCGCGCCGATCGAAAGGTCTGCATCGAGCTGCTCAATGACGTGACCTTCCTGCTCGAGAATCATGTGATGCAGGCGAAGGACGCCACGTCGCCTTTGCGACAGCTGTATTTCGTCGTGCAGCTGATGCTGATGTCGCCGAACGATACGGCGGCGGCATTGGACATGTGCCGCAGCATGCTGGCGTCCCTCAACACTGCCTTTCCCGACCCTCGAATTCTCAACGGGCTGGCGCTCGCTGCGAAATATGTCGAGGACAAGCGAATGTTCGATGCGTTGAAGACGATCCGCGCGCTGTTTCCATTCGAGTCCGAGATACTGGCGCCGAACGGGGCGCAGGACAGCGGCAAAGCAGCCTGA
- the flgD gene encoding flagellar hook assembly protein FlgD — MTVTSTTAVTNATSSSSSTSSSSSSTQTLGYDQFLTLLVTEMKYQDPTKPMDPTETVSQLASFSSVEQAVKTNATLTSILNSNLLTQASSFIGKTVSSSDGSTSGVVASVSTSSSGVTATLTNGATIALGSGVTVSE, encoded by the coding sequence GTGACTGTGACCTCGACGACCGCCGTCACCAATGCGACCTCGAGCTCGAGCTCGACGTCGTCTTCGAGCAGCTCGACGCAGACGCTGGGCTACGATCAGTTTCTGACGCTTCTCGTGACCGAGATGAAGTATCAGGATCCGACCAAGCCGATGGATCCGACCGAGACGGTCTCTCAGCTCGCGTCGTTTTCATCGGTCGAGCAGGCGGTCAAGACGAATGCGACGTTGACCTCGATCTTGAACTCCAATCTGCTCACGCAAGCGAGCTCGTTCATCGGCAAGACGGTGTCGTCCTCGGACGGCTCCACCTCGGGCGTCGTCGCCTCGGTGTCGACATCGAGCTCCGGGGTGACCGCAACTCTCACCAATGGCGCGACGATTGCTCTCGGGTCGGGCGTCACGGTGAGCGAATGA
- the fliQ gene encoding flagellar biosynthesis protein FliQ yields MNEADALEIMQRAIFTVLIVSSPVVGAAMAVGIVIALLQALTQVQEMTLTFVPKIIVIFVALGLSAPFVGAQIQAFTDYAYSRIEKGF; encoded by the coding sequence ATGAACGAGGCGGACGCGCTCGAGATCATGCAGCGCGCAATCTTCACCGTGCTCATTGTCTCGAGCCCGGTGGTCGGCGCCGCAATGGCGGTCGGCATCGTCATCGCGCTGCTGCAGGCCCTCACGCAGGTCCAGGAAATGACCTTGACCTTCGTGCCGAAGATCATCGTGATCTTTGTCGCGCTCGGGCTCTCCGCGCCATTTGTCGGCGCGCAGATCCAAGCGTTCACCGACTATGCGTATTCGCGTATCGAGAAGGGATTCTGA
- the flhA gene encoding flagellar biosynthesis protein FlhA, with amino-acid sequence MTDVALAGGAPEGRAKDVGFALAIIFILCIFFLPIPPFLIDIGLAFSIALAVLILMVSLWIQKPLEFSAFPTILLVATILRLSLNIATTRLILGHGAEGTAAAGYIIAGFSKLVMSGDFVIGLTVFAIIVTVNFLVITKGATRIAEVGARFTLDSIPGKQMAIDADLSAGLIDEKQAQLRRRELEEESSFFGSMDGASKFVRGDAIAGLVILAVNIFGGIVIGVTRHGMPLSSAADVFTKLSVGEGLVSQIPALIVSLAAGLLVSKGGTRGSTEQNIVRQLGNYPKALYVASSLLFVLAMMPGLPLTPFMMLGGAMAFVAYSTPKQAAKLRASEQAKKAEDDRRAQAEAKDSIREYLKTPGVELCLGKQLSARLLMSQDELAHRVGKMRRNFARQYGFVIPEIKLTDDLALKQKSYQIKIHGTVVTTQELQLGQHLIIVGQGRQPDLPGDETVDPAFGLKSFWIPDALVAEARREGFEPVDPISVLLTHLSEVLRNNLSQLLSYRDARMLLDRLEPEYRKLIDEMVPNLISNSGLHSVLKLLLAERVSIRNLDLILEAVSEVVPYARRAEPIVEHVRTRLAPQICGEIAVNGTLGVLRLGARWDLFFHESLRRDAKGEIVEFNADPSLIEQFGQEAGAAIRERIERGDVFAVVTTPEARPYVKMIIGRLFSALPILSHLEIARGVEIKSLGTIS; translated from the coding sequence ATGACCGACGTCGCATTGGCAGGTGGCGCGCCCGAGGGACGCGCGAAGGACGTCGGATTCGCTCTGGCGATCATCTTCATCCTCTGCATTTTTTTCCTGCCGATCCCGCCTTTCCTCATCGACATCGGTCTCGCGTTCTCGATTGCGCTCGCCGTGCTGATATTGATGGTGTCGCTCTGGATCCAGAAGCCCCTCGAATTTTCGGCCTTTCCGACTATTCTCCTCGTCGCGACGATATTGCGTCTCTCGCTCAACATTGCGACGACCCGCCTCATTCTCGGACATGGAGCGGAGGGAACGGCCGCCGCAGGATATATCATCGCCGGCTTTTCCAAATTGGTGATGAGCGGCGACTTCGTTATCGGTCTCACGGTCTTTGCTATCATCGTAACGGTTAATTTTTTGGTTATCACCAAGGGCGCGACGCGTATTGCCGAAGTCGGCGCGCGCTTCACGCTCGACTCGATTCCCGGCAAGCAGATGGCGATCGACGCCGATCTCTCGGCCGGGCTGATCGATGAGAAGCAGGCGCAACTGCGGCGTCGCGAGCTGGAAGAGGAGAGCTCCTTTTTCGGTTCAATGGACGGCGCCTCGAAATTCGTGCGAGGCGACGCTATCGCGGGTCTCGTTATTCTCGCGGTGAATATTTTCGGCGGCATCGTTATCGGCGTCACGCGTCATGGCATGCCTTTGTCGAGCGCAGCCGATGTGTTCACCAAGCTCTCCGTCGGCGAAGGTCTCGTCTCGCAAATTCCAGCGCTCATCGTCTCGCTCGCCGCGGGCCTTCTCGTTTCGAAGGGCGGCACGCGCGGCTCGACCGAGCAGAACATCGTTCGTCAGCTCGGCAATTATCCGAAGGCGCTCTACGTCGCTTCGTCTCTGCTGTTCGTGCTGGCGATGATGCCGGGGCTGCCGCTCACGCCCTTCATGATGCTGGGCGGCGCCATGGCCTTCGTCGCCTATTCCACGCCGAAGCAGGCGGCGAAGCTCCGCGCGAGCGAGCAAGCCAAGAAGGCGGAGGATGACAGGCGCGCGCAGGCGGAGGCCAAGGATTCGATCCGTGAGTATTTGAAAACTCCGGGCGTCGAGCTCTGTCTCGGCAAGCAGCTGTCCGCCCGTCTGCTGATGTCGCAGGACGAACTCGCGCATCGCGTCGGCAAGATGCGGCGCAACTTTGCGCGTCAGTATGGCTTCGTGATTCCAGAGATCAAGCTCACCGACGATCTCGCGCTGAAGCAGAAGAGCTATCAGATCAAGATCCACGGCACTGTCGTGACGACACAGGAATTGCAGCTCGGTCAGCATCTCATCATCGTCGGGCAGGGGCGCCAGCCCGATCTTCCTGGCGATGAGACGGTCGATCCGGCTTTCGGCCTCAAGTCGTTCTGGATTCCCGATGCGCTCGTCGCCGAGGCGCGGCGCGAAGGATTCGAGCCTGTCGATCCGATTTCCGTGCTGCTCACGCATCTTTCGGAAGTGCTGCGCAATAATCTCTCGCAGCTCTTGTCCTATCGCGATGCGCGCATGCTGCTCGATCGTCTGGAGCCCGAATATCGCAAGCTGATCGACGAGATGGTGCCGAATCTCATCTCCAATTCCGGCCTCCATTCTGTGCTCAAGCTGCTGCTCGCCGAGCGCGTTTCGATTCGCAATCTCGATCTCATTCTGGAGGCGGTCAGCGAGGTCGTTCCTTATGCGCGGCGCGCGGAGCCGATCGTCGAGCACGTGCGGACGCGGCTGGCGCCGCAAATTTGCGGCGAGATAGCGGTGAACGGCACGCTTGGCGTGCTCCGTCTCGGCGCGCGCTGGGACTTGTTCTTCCACGAGAGCCTACGCCGAGACGCCAAGGGCGAGATCGTCGAGTTCAACGCCGATCCCTCGCTCATCGAGCAGTTCGGCCAGGAGGCCGGGGCGGCGATTCGCGAGCGCATAGAGCGCGGCGACGTATTCGCGGTGGTGACGACGCCGGAAGCGCGGCCTTACGTAAAAATGATCATCGGTCGTCTCTTCTCGGCGCTACCTATTCTGTCGCATCTCGAGATCGCGCGCGGCGTGGAGATCAAATCGCTCGGGACGATTTCGTGA
- a CDS encoding flagellar biosynthetic protein FliR produces MTAGLTSVVTTLFVLFCRIGGCIMTIPGFSSQRVPVRARLFIAIGLTVALAPALADVVTPVVENATPGGVLFVVLGELVIGVLIGSMARLFFFALETLTTAAAMTTGLGNILGAAIEETETLPAMSSFIMLGATTLIFVLDQHWEMIRGLFASYSAIPVRDGMPVDGMLREYSNVLSQSFLLALRISSPFLLFGFIVNLAFGFLNRMTPSVPVYFVSTPLLIGLGIYWFYVMADDFFTAFASAFGAWLLSG; encoded by the coding sequence GTGACGGCGGGGCTGACGAGCGTCGTCACGACGCTCTTCGTGCTATTCTGCAGGATCGGCGGCTGCATCATGACGATACCTGGCTTTTCGAGCCAGAGGGTGCCGGTGCGCGCGCGATTGTTCATCGCTATCGGATTGACGGTCGCATTGGCCCCCGCGCTCGCCGACGTCGTGACGCCAGTGGTGGAGAACGCCACGCCGGGCGGCGTTCTCTTCGTCGTGCTCGGGGAGCTTGTCATCGGCGTGCTGATCGGCTCGATGGCGAGGCTGTTCTTCTTCGCGCTGGAGACGTTGACGACGGCGGCGGCGATGACGACCGGCCTCGGAAATATTTTGGGAGCGGCGATCGAGGAGACCGAGACGCTGCCGGCGATGAGCTCTTTCATCATGCTCGGCGCGACGACGCTCATCTTCGTGCTGGATCAGCATTGGGAGATGATTCGTGGCCTTTTCGCATCCTATTCTGCAATTCCCGTGAGGGATGGAATGCCGGTGGACGGCATGTTGCGGGAGTATTCGAATGTGCTGTCGCAGTCGTTCCTGCTCGCATTGCGCATCAGCAGCCCGTTTCTTTTGTTCGGCTTCATCGTCAATCTCGCCTTTGGCTTTCTCAATCGCATGACGCCGTCGGTTCCGGTCTATTTCGTCTCGACGCCGCTGCTAATCGGGCTCGGCATCTATTGGTTCTATGTGATGGCGGATGATTTCTTCACGGCTTTCGCCTCGGCGTTCGGCGCTTGGCTCTTGTCGGGATAA
- a CDS encoding rod-binding protein: MSIFPATDLVTEVARAADPVRRNAAVTRLSDVSNATPTNVDGFAAVVADNGKGSISAKPFVATPVVWDGTAAVTRATIRPGEATQKFEAFIIQSSLETMLPKSENGYFGHGTAGDVWRSMIAEQIGDQIAKAGGLGLRKLLDRNLASSDERAKTS, translated from the coding sequence ATGTCGATCTTTCCAGCAACTGATCTCGTCACGGAAGTCGCCAGAGCCGCGGATCCTGTTCGTCGCAATGCGGCGGTCACGCGCCTCAGCGACGTCTCCAACGCTACGCCGACCAATGTCGATGGCTTTGCGGCCGTTGTCGCGGATAATGGCAAGGGGTCGATATCGGCCAAGCCGTTCGTCGCGACGCCGGTGGTCTGGGATGGGACGGCGGCTGTGACGCGGGCGACGATTCGGCCCGGTGAAGCGACGCAGAAATTCGAGGCGTTTATCATTCAATCGTCGCTGGAAACGATGCTTCCGAAATCGGAAAACGGCTACTTCGGTCATGGGACCGCGGGCGATGTATGGCGCTCGATGATCGCCGAGCAGATCGGCGATCAGATCGCGAAAGCGGGCGGCCTCGGACTGCGCAAGCTGCTCGATCGCAATTTGGCGTCGAGCGACGAGCGCGCAAAGACATCATGA
- a CDS encoding flagellar basal body-associated protein FliL, with protein MMRMVLIGIWACVVTLGSTFGASYWKSHRSAPGEAAQHAEKLEVKKVKPITVPIISEGTLKGYISAEFAYVVEASSKGGHGGGGAPVDADSYVMDEAFRRLYADNNLDFRRIEKYDLNALTKELTKSINQRLGGELVRETLVKSFAFVPKDDIPH; from the coding sequence ATGATGCGCATGGTTTTGATCGGGATCTGGGCTTGCGTGGTGACGCTCGGCTCGACCTTCGGCGCGTCCTATTGGAAATCGCATCGCAGCGCGCCGGGAGAGGCGGCGCAGCATGCGGAAAAGCTCGAGGTGAAGAAGGTCAAGCCGATCACCGTTCCGATCATCTCGGAAGGGACCCTCAAGGGCTATATTTCTGCGGAGTTCGCTTATGTCGTCGAGGCGTCGAGCAAAGGCGGACACGGCGGCGGCGGCGCGCCGGTGGACGCCGACAGCTATGTGATGGACGAAGCGTTTCGTCGACTCTATGCGGACAATAATCTCGATTTTCGACGGATCGAAAAATACGATCTCAACGCGCTGACGAAGGAGCTCACCAAGAGCATCAATCAGCGGCTCGGTGGCGAGCTCGTGCGCGAGACATTGGTCAAGAGCTTCGCCTTCGTCCCGAAAGACGACATCCCACACTGA
- a CDS encoding response regulator transcription factor, giving the protein MFIIVDERELVTSGYARHFGQEGISSAGFCSGQFIDWVDSAVETDMLAVEAFLIGECPEREELPKLIRKRSQAPVIAMNEAPSLEQTLGLFTAGVDDVVRKPIHVKEILARVYAIRRRAETRRDHAVVGPMQVFFDGRDPLVRGEPFNLPRRERRILEYFVMNRGRRLTKSQIFNAVYGLFDDVVEENVVESHVSKLRKKLRARLGYDPIDSQRFLGYMMVG; this is encoded by the coding sequence ATGTTCATAATCGTCGATGAGCGTGAACTGGTGACGAGTGGGTATGCGCGCCACTTCGGCCAGGAGGGAATCTCCTCGGCGGGGTTCTGTTCCGGGCAGTTCATCGATTGGGTCGACTCCGCGGTCGAGACGGATATGCTCGCGGTGGAGGCCTTTCTGATCGGGGAGTGCCCGGAGCGCGAGGAGTTGCCGAAGCTCATTCGCAAGCGCTCTCAAGCGCCCGTCATCGCGATGAACGAGGCGCCGTCGCTCGAGCAGACGCTCGGCCTGTTCACAGCGGGCGTCGATGACGTCGTGCGCAAGCCGATTCATGTGAAAGAGATTCTCGCGCGCGTCTACGCGATTCGGCGCCGCGCCGAGACACGCCGCGATCATGCAGTGGTCGGGCCGATGCAGGTGTTCTTCGACGGCCGCGATCCGCTGGTGCGCGGAGAACCTTTCAACCTGCCACGCCGCGAGCGCAGGATTCTCGAATATTTCGTGATGAACCGCGGGCGCCGCTTGACCAAGTCGCAGATCTTCAATGCGGTCTATGGTCTCTTCGACGATGTGGTCGAGGAGAACGTCGTCGAGAGCCATGTGAGCAAGCTTCGCAAGAAGCTGCGTGCGCGCCTCGGCTACGACCCGATCGATTCGCAACGCTTCCTCGGCTATATGATGGTCGGCTGA
- the flgH gene encoding flagellar basal body L-ring protein FlgH, with translation MKHLAIAIGSALALAGCATDPRDIGREPHMSPVGSGLSAYDDQLPTGSVRPPALGPQMRLDENRVNLYRDVRAMTVGDVVTVNISMDDKAVLGNSTDRSRDSKVKTTWSFLFDFLAGASSAPPERKWTGTVNNDLQSSSSTQGQGSINRSEQIRLSVAAVVTAVLPNGNLMLRGSQEIRVNYELRVLTIAGIARPRDIGKDNMISYDKIAEARVSYGGRGRLTEVQQPAWGQQAYDIFAPF, from the coding sequence ATGAAGCATCTGGCTATAGCGATCGGCTCGGCGCTGGCGCTGGCGGGATGCGCGACGGACCCGCGCGACATCGGGCGCGAGCCGCATATGAGCCCTGTCGGGAGCGGCTTGTCCGCCTATGATGATCAGCTGCCGACCGGCTCCGTGCGCCCGCCCGCCCTCGGGCCGCAGATGCGGCTGGACGAGAACAGGGTCAATCTCTACCGCGACGTGCGCGCGATGACGGTCGGCGATGTCGTCACCGTCAATATATCTATGGACGACAAGGCGGTGCTCGGCAATTCCACTGATCGCTCGCGCGATTCCAAGGTCAAGACGACTTGGTCGTTTCTGTTCGATTTCCTCGCCGGCGCATCATCGGCGCCGCCCGAGCGCAAATGGACCGGCACGGTCAATAATGATCTGCAATCGAGCAGCTCGACGCAGGGGCAGGGGTCCATCAACCGATCAGAGCAGATTCGGCTTTCTGTCGCCGCCGTCGTCACCGCGGTTCTGCCCAATGGCAATCTCATGCTGCGCGGATCGCAGGAGATTCGCGTGAACTACGAGCTGCGCGTGCTGACGATCGCCGGCATCGCGCGGCCGCGCGACATCGGCAAGGACAATATGATCTCCTATGACAAAATCGCCGAGGCGCGCGTCTCCTATGGCGGACGTGGGCGATTGACGGAGGTGCAGCAGCCCGCATGGGGGCAGCAGGCCTACGACATATTCGCGCCGTTCTGA